One genomic region from Spirosoma sp. KCTC 42546 encodes:
- a CDS encoding bifunctional heptose 7-phosphate kinase/heptose 1-phosphate adenyltransferase, with amino-acid sequence MNPVLDMTLDELFDQFDKLRVLIIGDVMLDSYVWGRVERISPEAPVPVVTVDRRELRLGGAGNVLLNVQALGAEAIICSIIGTDGPGDQLQQELCDRELNCDGLIRSADRITTIKERIIAGSQQVVRVDTETDKYITSAERAQLIAKAKELIPTCHVVIFEDYDKGVLSKEAIAEITDFANEQGVPTVVDPKKRNFLSYKNTTLFKPNLKELREGLKVEFDVDNADEFQAVVTQLKETLNLKGALITLSERGAFIDYNGEALKLPAHVRKIADVSGAGDTVISIAACCVALKQSPSIIAGLSNLGGGLVCESVGVVPIDKALLKEEAKEHL; translated from the coding sequence ATGAATCCGGTCCTGGATATGACCCTCGATGAACTGTTTGATCAGTTCGATAAACTCCGCGTTCTGATTATTGGGGATGTTATGCTCGACTCCTATGTATGGGGGCGCGTTGAGCGGATTTCGCCCGAAGCACCCGTTCCAGTCGTAACGGTTGATCGGCGGGAGTTGCGCTTGGGTGGCGCGGGTAACGTATTGCTAAATGTACAGGCACTCGGTGCTGAAGCAATTATTTGCTCAATTATCGGTACCGATGGGCCGGGTGATCAACTTCAACAGGAACTCTGCGACCGGGAGCTAAACTGCGATGGTCTGATCCGAAGTGCTGACCGAATTACAACGATCAAAGAGCGGATTATTGCCGGTTCGCAGCAGGTAGTACGTGTGGATACTGAAACCGACAAATATATCACGTCTGCCGAACGGGCGCAGTTAATTGCAAAGGCAAAAGAGCTGATTCCAACCTGCCACGTCGTTATTTTTGAAGACTATGACAAAGGTGTTCTGAGCAAAGAAGCCATTGCCGAAATCACCGACTTTGCCAATGAACAGGGCGTTCCAACCGTGGTTGATCCGAAGAAACGCAACTTCCTGTCTTATAAGAATACCACGCTTTTCAAGCCAAATTTGAAGGAGTTGCGTGAGGGGCTAAAAGTTGAATTCGACGTAGACAACGCTGATGAGTTTCAGGCAGTTGTTACGCAATTGAAGGAAACGCTAAATCTGAAAGGTGCGCTTATCACTCTCTCGGAACGTGGCGCTTTTATTGACTATAATGGCGAGGCACTGAAACTCCCGGCCCACGTTCGTAAGATTGCCGACGTATCGGGTGCGGGCGATACTGTCATTAGCATCGCTGCCTGCTGCGTTGCGCTGAAACAATCACCGAGCATTATTGCGGGCTTGTCGAATCTCGGCGGGGGGCTAGTGTGTGAATCGGTTGGCGTAGTGCCAATTGATAAGGCACTGCTAAAAGAAGAAGCGAAAGAGCATTTATAA
- a CDS encoding NADH-quinone oxidoreductase subunit N — MSLTDQLHDIINSLGGFGPEVWLSASFCVLLVAELVFVRVMPMLRVRKWLAGLSVGIVLVAGVWVVLAPTRGYLFMHLLFVDNQAIFSQVVIALSAAVVLLYEAFTPSEQLGSRPKLPLEWYSLLVAMTLGLFVMTLSVNMLSIYLSIELVSICSYLLTALTADRKASEGGIKYLLFGAISSAIMLYGMSLLYGMTGTLDLTADVFGAELARQDTAVATVAILLTGAGLFFKLAGVPFHVWTPDAYEAAPVPVAAFFSIGPKAAAVLVLMRIVTALPQESSFGGATASSLQTPLAILALAGILIGNLSALRQTDAKRLLAYSTIAHAGFLLVGVVAMNQAGFEAVLFYVGTYLFISLAAFFLVDLLARSNGSDLTISSFAGLGTKQPLLSVALTVVMLALTGLPPTVGFTAKLLSFSALYDAYQHTGNAWLLALFVLGLLNALISLVYYLKIPFLLFFRPMASRSEPQLALPVPKVAAWLAVGLVMPIIALFLKPELLLHWLVNW, encoded by the coding sequence TTGTCCTTAACCGATCAATTACACGACATTATCAATAGCCTCGGCGGTTTTGGACCGGAGGTGTGGTTGTCGGCGTCTTTTTGTGTGCTGCTGGTAGCCGAACTGGTATTCGTTCGGGTCATGCCGATGCTCAGGGTTCGTAAATGGTTGGCTGGATTAAGTGTTGGGATCGTCTTGGTTGCTGGCGTTTGGGTTGTGCTAGCGCCTACGCGAGGGTACCTATTCATGCATCTGCTGTTTGTTGATAATCAGGCTATTTTTAGCCAGGTTGTTATTGCGTTGAGTGCAGCAGTTGTCCTGCTGTACGAAGCGTTCACACCATCGGAGCAACTGGGTAGCCGACCGAAATTGCCCCTGGAATGGTACTCATTACTCGTGGCTATGACGCTTGGTTTGTTTGTGATGACTCTATCAGTCAACATGCTAAGCATTTACCTGAGCATTGAGCTGGTTTCCATCTGTTCCTATCTACTAACAGCGCTCACCGCCGATCGTAAGGCATCTGAAGGCGGGATTAAGTATCTCCTGTTTGGGGCGATCAGTTCAGCGATCATGCTGTACGGTATGTCGTTACTCTATGGTATGACCGGCACGCTTGATCTTACCGCTGATGTGTTTGGTGCAGAACTCGCCCGGCAAGATACAGCTGTGGCTACAGTAGCTATTCTGCTAACGGGAGCCGGATTGTTTTTTAAGCTGGCTGGTGTTCCCTTCCACGTCTGGACCCCCGATGCGTACGAAGCCGCTCCAGTACCCGTGGCGGCCTTCTTTTCGATTGGGCCCAAAGCAGCTGCTGTACTAGTTCTGATGCGGATTGTAACGGCCCTGCCGCAGGAATCGTCTTTTGGTGGTGCTACGGCGAGTTCATTACAAACGCCATTGGCTATACTGGCGCTGGCTGGTATTTTGATTGGTAATCTGTCCGCCCTTCGTCAAACCGATGCGAAACGACTATTAGCTTACTCAACGATTGCCCATGCTGGCTTTTTGCTAGTGGGCGTTGTGGCCATGAATCAGGCTGGCTTTGAAGCCGTGTTGTTCTATGTTGGCACCTACCTGTTTATTTCGCTGGCCGCTTTCTTCCTGGTCGATTTGCTGGCTCGCAGTAATGGCAGCGATTTAACAATTAGCAGCTTTGCGGGATTGGGCACCAAACAGCCTTTATTGTCGGTAGCACTGACGGTAGTTATGCTTGCCCTAACGGGTTTACCGCCAACGGTTGGTTTCACCGCTAAACTCCTGTCATTCTCTGCGCTTTACGATGCTTATCAACATACAGGGAATGCCTGGTTACTGGCCTTGTTTGTGCTTGGCCTGCTGAATGCGTTGATTTCATTGGTCTATTATCTTAAAATTCCTTTCCTTCTCTTTTTTCGGCCGATGGCTTCCCGATCTGAGCCTCAGTTAGCTCTTCCAGTACCCAAAGTTGCTGCCTGGCTGGCTGTTGGATTAGTCATGCCCATAATCGCTTTATTTCTGAAACCAGAGCTTCTTTTACATTGGTTGGTGAACTGGTAA
- a CDS encoding BamA/TamA family outer membrane protein, translated as MKNLLKSHFSLLTSSSASLQKGRKTTLLFAPRPLPLALCLIVCLLNACNIAKHLPANERLYMGTDVVIHADSTISASDQKSIQTQLTELGRPRPVKQLFGYPYKVGLYYLFGEPKKNGFRAWFRKKFGEEPVFASAKALTSNIPIFKATLQNSGYFGSDATGKLKEEGYKARGVYDVDVKPRFYIDSVAFLVDSTPVRKALRASLRRTVIKKGDPYLFDNIKLERERISQSIKQRGFYYFLPDYIAVLADNDSVAHRTKLIFAIKPEIPDAASIPYSIRNVFIFPNYTLSTARNDTNQRKAYETEDQFQVVDSTRRFNPKLFRDIVTVLPGKRYSSRMQDLTLSRFINVGAFKFVRNRFEPDQQGDSAVLDVRYYLTPYPEKSMRVELDGTSRSNNFNGTQVVVSWRNRNALKRAELLTINANAGIEFQVGDVGEGVTNYRFGTDAILSFPRLVAPFRFRYDQRQALPKTNATIGYQTILRGGLYRINSAQTTFGYAWRQNQQVEHVFQPFNINYVYVPLNQVTDRVYEILTDTAVADIVKRQYTNTVFKSDQLILSSLYTFSYNSPARSNSPNTFRFTGNAEIAGNLASLIFRKPLETDDRNGIFGVPYAQYFRIDADMRYYRRLAPSITWANRLFAGVGFTYGNSQGRSLPFTKQYFVGGSNSIRAFRPRAIGPGLFTRDTIRNVPLFQDGGGDVKLEANTEIRAKFNKFIEGAIFVDAGNVWSYSDVDTFGPEAKFSSDFLKQIAIGTGVGIRIDLSYFLIRLDLATPLRKPYKTDGSEWIVDKMAFGSKQWRKENLVFNIGVGYPF; from the coding sequence ATGAAGAATTTGTTAAAAAGCCATTTTTCTTTGCTTACCTCGTCTTCTGCCTCGCTACAAAAGGGCAGAAAAACGACTCTACTCTTTGCTCCGCGCCCCCTGCCTCTTGCCCTCTGCCTGATCGTCTGCTTACTCAACGCCTGTAACATTGCCAAACACCTGCCTGCTAACGAACGCTTGTACATGGGTACAGACGTAGTTATCCATGCGGATTCAACTATTTCGGCCAGCGATCAGAAATCAATACAAACGCAACTAACAGAATTAGGTCGGCCTCGCCCAGTTAAACAGCTCTTTGGTTACCCCTACAAAGTTGGCTTATACTATCTATTTGGCGAACCCAAAAAGAATGGGTTTCGGGCCTGGTTTCGAAAGAAATTTGGCGAAGAACCCGTATTCGCCAGTGCGAAGGCCCTCACATCTAACATCCCTATTTTCAAGGCTACGTTACAGAATTCTGGCTATTTTGGATCGGATGCAACGGGGAAGCTAAAGGAAGAGGGCTACAAAGCGAGGGGCGTTTATGATGTTGACGTAAAACCCCGCTTTTATATTGACTCCGTAGCATTTCTGGTCGACTCAACTCCCGTCCGTAAGGCACTTCGTGCTTCATTACGACGAACAGTTATCAAGAAAGGTGATCCATACTTATTCGATAATATCAAATTAGAACGGGAACGAATCAGCCAATCCATCAAGCAGCGCGGCTTCTATTACTTCCTGCCCGATTATATAGCCGTACTGGCCGATAATGATTCGGTAGCTCACCGTACGAAACTCATTTTTGCAATCAAACCCGAAATACCCGATGCGGCCAGCATACCGTATTCGATTCGAAATGTGTTTATTTTCCCGAATTACACGCTCTCTACGGCCCGAAACGATACGAATCAACGAAAGGCCTACGAAACAGAAGATCAGTTTCAGGTTGTCGATTCTACACGCCGGTTCAATCCGAAACTATTCCGCGACATTGTAACGGTACTGCCGGGTAAACGCTACAGTAGCCGAATGCAGGATCTTACGCTCTCCCGATTCATCAATGTGGGCGCGTTCAAGTTTGTTCGTAACCGCTTCGAACCCGATCAACAGGGCGACTCCGCCGTGCTGGATGTACGCTACTACCTGACACCCTACCCCGAAAAATCCATGCGGGTCGAATTAGATGGTACCTCTCGCTCCAACAACTTCAATGGTACGCAGGTGGTGGTAAGCTGGCGCAACCGCAACGCCCTTAAACGGGCGGAATTATTGACCATTAATGCGAATGCAGGGATTGAATTTCAAGTGGGTGATGTTGGCGAAGGCGTAACGAATTACCGCTTCGGAACCGACGCGATCTTAAGTTTCCCACGGCTGGTAGCTCCCTTCCGGTTCCGATATGACCAGCGGCAGGCATTGCCCAAAACCAACGCGACGATCGGCTATCAAACCATCCTGCGGGGCGGGTTGTACCGAATCAATTCAGCGCAAACAACATTTGGGTATGCCTGGCGACAGAATCAGCAGGTTGAACACGTCTTTCAGCCATTCAATATCAACTACGTGTATGTGCCGCTGAACCAGGTTACTGACCGGGTCTATGAAATTTTAACAGACACGGCAGTAGCTGATATTGTCAAGCGACAATACACCAATACTGTTTTTAAATCCGATCAGCTTATTCTGAGTAGCCTGTACACGTTTAGTTACAATTCACCAGCCCGGTCGAATTCACCTAACACCTTCCGCTTTACGGGTAATGCTGAAATCGCAGGTAATCTAGCCAGCTTAATTTTCCGCAAACCCTTGGAGACAGATGACCGGAATGGCATTTTTGGCGTGCCGTATGCGCAGTATTTTCGGATTGATGCCGATATGCGGTATTATCGGCGACTGGCACCCAGCATAACCTGGGCTAACCGCCTGTTTGCTGGGGTTGGCTTCACCTATGGCAATTCGCAAGGCAGGTCATTACCATTTACCAAGCAGTATTTTGTTGGGGGTAGCAATAGTATTCGGGCATTCCGTCCGCGCGCCATTGGCCCCGGTTTGTTCACCCGCGATACGATTCGGAATGTGCCTTTGTTTCAGGATGGTGGTGGCGACGTTAAGCTTGAAGCCAACACCGAAATTCGAGCGAAATTCAATAAATTTATTGAGGGCGCTATCTTCGTTGATGCGGGTAACGTCTGGTCGTATTCAGACGTCGATACGTTTGGGCCGGAAGCCAAATTTTCGAGCGACTTCCTGAAACAGATTGCCATTGGTACCGGCGTCGGTATCCGTATCGACCTATCCTATTTCCTGATCCGGCTCGATCTGGCAACCCCCTTACGTAAACCTTACAAGACCGACGGCAGTGAGTGGATTGTGGATAAAATGGCCTTTGGCAGCAAGCAATGGCGAAAAGAGAATCTGGTATTCAATATTGGGGTAGGCTATCCATTTTGA
- a CDS encoding translocation/assembly module TamB domain-containing protein yields MAKLIVRVLLGILALVLLLGGFVVLVATTPWGQQFVTKQVNSYLAKKLQSPFHIGRVTYSIPDWIELEDVFFKTPKGDTLLNGGRMRVDLDMWGLLNNRVALNQIELEHIRLNVTRTLPDTAFNFQYILDAFDTGTAPEPSDTVSTPMAIKLTGIALRDVRIKYKDDVTGADVNAYLDSLRATFDKTDVNKSQYHLSNVTANGLNVYTRLYEGLPTPPGTPSKPGDTLDLALGKWQINHAKWDIRVETADFKTQGSAEQLAMESDYLYLEGEKIGIKSLNLTNADVAAILTKPTKKPTVTAPTATTSASPGWQAKVTNVRFANNRIRYDDETAPRQKQGLDYGHLDLRNLGIDGRFLVYQDLGKRGQRISGQLRNGRFRATSGFVLQQLDGNLLYTDTTTTLTKLYIQTPTTLLRDQLVLRYDSLAQLSNPRFAKRVNVRVNLRDSRLSVDDVLQLAPSLADTPPFAGNKGGVFKANAQVVGTLAALNLPRVELTMLSGTRVRASGKLTNVTDPDHLGVAMTVQEATTSLADINKLAPKGSIPSSIALPPSIKLTGKINGQLNDLILNTKVNTEWGTADFDGRLAGFVSGKNQTYKGTLKLNEFDAGKWLKQTGTIGKITGRATVDGRGIDVKTLTTNFDLAIQSADLNGYTYQNLDAKGRLANGLLNLTGALNDPNANLTIDTKVGLKGEFPSVVGETVIQELNLQKLKLYKDPLSLKGKIILDMASTDPAKPVGTVSASDAVLSLNGKSYPIDSLYARLAANGNTKNVVARLPGAQLKLNGQFNYAQLYDIIAGEISQYIALPSLAYKRIPPPHAFTLSLKAYQNPLFQAFVPDLTRLDTVRFDAYLDNSRDTTLSATLRTGVVVYDTTTLKGSTFALRGANNQLKVDGQIDGVLYNGMNIRQTDLNGVAANNQFRFAIVNKDSINQDLHGLAGTLSVVDSSYRFKFAPNGLLTNYERWQTDTAGFAQYGKDGVLINNIRIATGQQSLEINNTEQYGNAPIRVTARSIELANLARLANQDTTLASGQLNGTIVVRDYMSTTSSLAFIGSIYVDSLKVMSKPIGNLTARFNNSSDGRINVNTALSGPYNDATVTGFYNPENAKQALDLAIKLNRLDARTIEAFSFGELRQAKGQLVGDFTVAGAIDNPVMDGSVAFDSVAFNIKQLNATYHIDQEKLAFSGQTITLNSFKLRDEKGRILTTDGTVVLKNLPDVAYNLRVRADHFQVLNAARKDNDYAYGQASITSDLRIKGTGSSPSVNGTIRLDEDSKISMVLPDQSLNADESNKIVTFINHKDSLVLTKYLYKPKPDSLKTPRLAFDQLTNSTISLDLEADEKSELTIVVDELNGDNLRVRGNAQLNVGVNASGQVTVLGRYEVTEGSYSLTYQVLKRQFEIQKGGYINFTGDPLKADINMTAIYKVSVPPGDLVGSEMTTTDAAGLKRKLPFEVALGISNNLAAPKLDFDIRLPEVENNSDASNSELGNNIEAKLKTLRQDQSQINKQVFALLILNRFLPENTSDFFSGSDNGGLDTQAKNIALGSVSKLLSDQLGRLASNVLKGFDVDFNLLSQAGSANTGGTTNGSRTDLNVGLSRSFLSGRVTVSVGKNFILDNSASAATPSQNQVFDNVSANYNVTRDGRYVLRAYRRNDYQAVLDGYIIETGVGFIITVDYNTLADILRRSPGTPSAN; encoded by the coding sequence GTGGCGAAACTGATCGTTCGTGTCCTTCTTGGTATCCTTGCGCTCGTTCTGCTGCTGGGGGGATTCGTGGTGCTTGTGGCAACTACACCCTGGGGTCAGCAGTTCGTAACGAAGCAGGTGAACTCCTACCTCGCCAAAAAACTTCAATCGCCCTTTCACATCGGTCGCGTTACATACTCGATTCCCGACTGGATTGAGTTAGAAGATGTTTTCTTTAAAACACCTAAGGGCGATACACTTTTAAATGGTGGCCGCATGCGAGTGGACCTCGATATGTGGGGCTTGCTGAACAACCGAGTTGCCCTGAATCAGATTGAGCTGGAGCATATTCGCCTGAACGTCACCCGAACGTTACCCGACACTGCGTTTAACTTTCAGTATATCCTCGACGCGTTTGATACAGGTACCGCCCCCGAACCCTCCGACACTGTATCGACGCCAATGGCCATTAAGTTGACGGGGATTGCGCTTCGGGATGTTCGGATTAAGTATAAAGATGATGTAACAGGAGCTGATGTAAACGCCTACCTGGATAGCCTTCGGGCCACATTCGACAAGACTGACGTAAACAAATCCCAATACCATTTATCGAACGTAACAGCCAACGGACTGAACGTGTATACGCGCCTGTACGAAGGCTTGCCTACGCCACCAGGTACACCCAGTAAACCCGGCGATACACTTGATCTTGCTCTTGGAAAATGGCAGATCAATCATGCCAAGTGGGACATTCGGGTTGAAACCGCCGATTTCAAAACGCAGGGTAGTGCCGAGCAATTGGCCATGGAGTCGGATTATTTATACTTGGAGGGCGAAAAAATTGGTATCAAATCCCTCAATCTTACCAATGCAGATGTTGCTGCCATTTTAACTAAGCCGACTAAAAAGCCAACCGTTACGGCTCCAACAGCTACGACTTCCGCTTCCCCAGGATGGCAAGCAAAAGTCACCAATGTTCGGTTTGCTAACAACCGCATTCGGTACGATGACGAAACAGCACCTCGGCAGAAACAGGGACTGGATTATGGGCACCTCGATTTACGAAATCTGGGTATCGACGGGCGCTTTCTGGTTTATCAGGATTTAGGCAAGCGTGGCCAACGCATTAGCGGACAGCTCCGCAATGGTCGTTTCCGGGCAACCAGTGGCTTTGTACTTCAGCAACTTGACGGAAATCTGCTCTACACAGATACGACTACTACGCTGACTAAGCTCTATATTCAAACCCCAACCACCCTCCTTCGGGATCAGTTGGTACTCCGTTACGATTCGCTCGCTCAGTTGAGCAACCCGCGTTTTGCCAAGCGAGTGAACGTTCGGGTAAATCTTCGCGACAGTCGCCTATCGGTAGATGACGTGCTTCAACTGGCACCTTCGTTAGCCGATACGCCCCCCTTTGCAGGGAACAAAGGGGGCGTGTTCAAAGCCAACGCTCAGGTCGTGGGTACACTGGCTGCGCTGAATCTGCCGCGTGTTGAACTGACCATGCTCTCCGGCACGAGAGTCCGGGCCAGTGGTAAGCTGACAAATGTAACCGATCCTGACCATTTAGGTGTAGCCATGACGGTGCAGGAAGCAACCACCAGCCTGGCCGATATTAACAAGCTGGCTCCCAAAGGGTCCATTCCCTCATCCATTGCGTTACCACCTTCTATAAAACTGACCGGAAAAATTAATGGTCAGTTGAATGACCTTATTTTAAATACGAAAGTAAATACCGAATGGGGTACAGCAGATTTCGATGGACGATTGGCGGGCTTTGTTTCGGGTAAAAATCAAACCTATAAAGGAACGCTTAAGCTCAATGAGTTCGATGCGGGCAAGTGGCTCAAGCAAACGGGTACCATTGGTAAAATAACCGGCCGGGCCACCGTTGATGGGCGCGGTATCGACGTAAAAACGCTGACAACTAATTTTGATCTAGCCATACAATCAGCCGATTTGAACGGCTATACGTACCAGAATCTGGATGCAAAAGGTCGATTAGCCAATGGGTTACTGAACCTAACCGGTGCCCTTAACGATCCCAATGCGAACCTAACGATTGATACGAAAGTCGGATTGAAAGGCGAATTTCCGAGTGTGGTTGGCGAAACGGTTATTCAGGAATTAAACCTGCAAAAACTAAAACTGTATAAAGACCCGCTCTCACTCAAAGGAAAGATTATCCTCGACATGGCTTCTACCGATCCGGCCAAACCCGTCGGCACCGTTTCGGCGAGTGACGCCGTGTTGAGTCTGAATGGGAAGAGCTATCCCATTGATTCGCTCTACGCCCGATTAGCCGCGAATGGGAACACAAAAAACGTAGTTGCCCGATTGCCAGGTGCTCAGCTCAAACTGAACGGGCAGTTTAATTACGCACAACTCTACGACATCATTGCGGGTGAAATCAGTCAGTATATCGCTTTGCCTTCGTTGGCCTACAAGAGAATTCCGCCACCACACGCCTTTACACTATCGCTAAAAGCGTATCAGAATCCATTATTTCAGGCCTTTGTCCCTGATTTAACCCGTCTGGATACCGTCCGGTTTGACGCTTATCTGGACAATAGTCGCGATACAACCCTATCGGCTACCTTGCGCACAGGTGTTGTTGTGTACGACACTACGACGTTAAAAGGGAGCACATTTGCGCTGAGAGGAGCTAACAATCAATTGAAAGTTGATGGGCAAATTGATGGGGTGTTATATAACGGCATGAACATCCGGCAAACGGATCTAAATGGGGTAGCCGCCAATAACCAGTTCCGATTTGCCATTGTCAATAAAGACTCCATCAATCAGGATCTTCATGGTCTTGCGGGCACATTGAGTGTTGTTGACTCTAGCTACCGCTTCAAATTTGCCCCCAATGGATTGCTTACCAATTACGAACGCTGGCAAACTGATACTGCTGGCTTCGCCCAATATGGTAAAGATGGCGTACTGATCAATAATATACGCATTGCAACAGGTCAGCAATCACTTGAAATAAACAATACAGAACAGTATGGCAACGCACCCATTCGGGTAACGGCCCGATCCATTGAGCTGGCTAATCTGGCACGATTGGCCAATCAGGATACGACTCTGGCCAGCGGACAACTGAACGGTACCATTGTTGTGCGCGATTACATGAGTACGACAAGTAGTCTCGCCTTCATCGGGTCGATCTATGTGGATAGCCTGAAGGTGATGAGTAAGCCTATCGGTAACCTAACCGCCCGCTTTAATAATAGCTCGGATGGCCGAATCAACGTCAACACAGCCCTGTCAGGACCTTACAATGACGCAACCGTAACAGGTTTTTATAACCCAGAGAACGCCAAACAAGCGCTTGATCTGGCTATTAAGTTGAACCGATTAGATGCCCGCACCATTGAAGCCTTCAGCTTTGGTGAACTGCGCCAGGCAAAGGGTCAGCTTGTTGGTGATTTCACGGTAGCGGGCGCGATTGACAATCCCGTCATGGACGGTAGCGTGGCCTTCGACTCGGTGGCGTTTAACATCAAGCAACTGAATGCAACCTACCATATTGATCAGGAGAAACTCGCATTCTCGGGCCAGACGATTACGCTGAATTCATTTAAGTTACGAGATGAAAAGGGCCGTATCCTCACAACTGATGGAACCGTTGTTCTTAAAAACTTACCAGATGTAGCCTATAATCTACGCGTTCGGGCGGATCATTTTCAGGTGTTGAATGCCGCTCGGAAAGACAATGACTATGCCTACGGACAGGCCTCGATTACCTCGGATCTACGGATCAAAGGAACAGGAAGCAGTCCTTCGGTCAATGGTACCATTCGACTTGATGAGGATAGCAAAATATCGATGGTCCTGCCCGACCAGTCATTAAATGCGGATGAGTCTAACAAGATCGTTACGTTTATCAATCACAAGGACTCACTGGTACTGACCAAGTATCTATACAAACCGAAACCAGACAGTTTAAAAACACCCAGACTCGCCTTCGATCAACTCACCAATTCGACGATTTCCCTCGACCTCGAAGCGGATGAGAAATCGGAGTTAACCATCGTCGTGGATGAGCTTAATGGCGATAACCTGCGGGTACGGGGTAATGCACAGCTTAATGTGGGGGTCAATGCCTCTGGTCAGGTGACCGTATTGGGCCGCTACGAAGTGACTGAGGGTTCTTATTCACTGACCTATCAGGTATTGAAACGGCAGTTTGAGATCCAGAAGGGCGGTTATATCAACTTCACGGGCGATCCCCTCAAAGCCGATATCAATATGACCGCCATCTACAAAGTTTCGGTCCCCCCCGGCGATTTAGTCGGTAGCGAGATGACAACCACGGACGCAGCAGGCCTTAAACGCAAACTGCCATTCGAAGTAGCTTTAGGTATAAGCAACAACTTAGCCGCTCCGAAACTAGACTTTGATATTCGTTTGCCAGAAGTCGAAAATAATTCAGATGCATCCAATAGTGAACTGGGTAACAACATTGAAGCGAAGTTAAAAACCTTACGTCAGGATCAGTCACAAATCAACAAACAGGTATTCGCACTCTTGATTCTCAACCGCTTCCTACCCGAAAACACATCGGATTTCTTCTCGGGTTCGGACAATGGCGGGCTGGATACCCAGGCGAAAAATATAGCCCTTGGTAGTGTTAGTAAACTCCTGTCTGATCAGTTAGGGCGGCTGGCATCGAATGTGCTAAAAGGGTTTGATGTAGACTTTAATCTCTTGTCGCAGGCAGGTAGCGCCAATACGGGTGGTACCACCAACGGCAGCCGTACCGACTTGAACGTGGGCCTATCCCGGAGTTTTCTATCTGGCAGGGTCACGGTTTCGGTAGGCAAAAACTTCATTCTGGACAATTCGGCCAGCGCAGCCACACCCAGTCAGAACCAGGTATTCGACAACGTATCTGCTAACTACAACGTTACGCGCGACGGTCGATATGTGCTTAGAGCATACCGGCGCAATGACTATCAGGCAGTACTGGATGGATACATTATTGAAACAGGAGTTGGGTTTATTATTACCGTGGATTATAACACACTGGCAGACATTTTACGCCGGTCGCCCGGTACTCCCTCAGCGAATTGA
- a CDS encoding TerC family protein yields the protein MSNLFTAESIISLLTLTFLEIVLGIDNIIFISIAANKLARKDQPKARNIGLALAMAFRLVLLLGISVVISLSKPFTHIDAGWFKAAFTGQSLILFGGGLFLLYKATSEIHHKLEGGDHEETGSVKSKTTVSSVVTQIAITNIVFSIDSILTAIGLTQNVAIMMIAVILSILIMMFFAGPVGKFVNDHPTIQMLGLTFLIMIGFMLVAEGAHLSEVVIFDQEVGSVPKGYLYFAIAFSLLVEFLNIRLRKKQKPVKLHSYEGQPDQDGMI from the coding sequence ATGAGCAACCTCTTTACTGCTGAATCCATTATCAGTTTATTAACCCTGACATTTTTGGAAATTGTCCTGGGTATCGATAATATCATTTTTATTTCCATCGCGGCCAATAAGCTTGCCAGGAAAGACCAGCCTAAGGCCCGGAATATTGGTCTGGCTTTGGCCATGGCCTTTCGACTCGTACTCTTGCTGGGAATTTCGGTAGTTATATCACTCAGCAAACCGTTTACGCACATTGACGCTGGCTGGTTTAAAGCAGCCTTTACAGGGCAGAGCCTGATTTTGTTTGGTGGGGGATTATTCCTGCTCTACAAAGCCACCTCCGAAATTCACCACAAACTGGAAGGGGGCGACCATGAGGAAACGGGTAGTGTGAAAAGCAAAACGACCGTTTCGAGCGTGGTTACGCAAATTGCTATCACCAATATCGTTTTCTCGATCGACTCTATCCTGACGGCAATTGGCTTAACGCAGAACGTAGCCATTATGATGATTGCGGTAATCTTATCTATCCTAATCATGATGTTCTTTGCCGGGCCCGTCGGTAAATTCGTAAATGACCACCCCACGATTCAAATGCTTGGGCTGACGTTCCTGATTATGATTGGTTTTATGCTGGTAGCTGAGGGAGCCCACCTGTCGGAAGTTGTCATCTTCGACCAGGAAGTGGGTAGCGTACCCAAAGGTTATCTCTATTTTGCGATCGCGTTCTCACTCCTGGTCGAATTCCTGAACATTCGCCTGCGTAAAAAACAGAAACCTGTTAAGCTGCATTCCTACGAAGGCCAACCCGATCAGGATGGAATGATCTAA